The Pyrus communis chromosome 14, drPyrComm1.1, whole genome shotgun sequence sequence gttgaagcttttgtattgaagctttgtaggtgaagctcttgtgttgaaactttgtaggtgaagcttttgtgttgaagctttattgggcaccataaattgattttgcttcacactatcttgatcaagagtgtgtgaagcttttgagaattgtagttgctctccattgatgaagctttgtttgatgttgaaactttgtaggtgaagctttgttgggcaccataaattgaatttgcttcacactatcttgatgaagagtgtgtgaagcttttgagaattgtagttgctctccattaATGAAGCTTTAtttgatgttgaaactttgtaggtgaaacttttcTGTTGAAtatttgttgggcaccataaattgattttgcttcacactatcttgatcaaaagtgtgtgaagcttttgagaattataGTTGCcattcacttgttgaagcttttgttggcatcataaattgattttgcttcacactatcttgatcaagagtgtgtgaagctttttgagaattgttgttgccctttacttgttgaagcttttgttggcaccataaattgattttgcttcacactatcttgattaagagtgtgtgaagctttttgagaattgttgttgcccttcacttgttgaagctttatttgatgttgaaactttgtaagTGAAGCCtttatgttgaagctttgttgggcaccataaattgattttgcttcacactatcttgatcaagagtgtgtgaagctttttgagaattgttgttgccctttacttgttgaagcttttgttggcaccataaattgattttgcttcacactatcttgattaagagtgtgtgaagctttttgagaattgttgttgccgttcacttgttgaagctttatTTGATGTTGAAACTGTGTAAGTGAAGCCtttatgttgaagctttgttgggcaccataaattgattttgcttcacactatcttgatcaagagtgtgtgaagcttttgaggaTTGTagttgcccttcacttgttgaagcttttgttggcaccataaattgattttgctttacactatcttgatcaagagtgtgtgaagctttttgagaattgttgttgccgttcacttgttgaagcttttgttggcaccataaattgattttgcttcatactattttgatcaagagtgtgtgaagcttttgacatttgttgaagttgttgaatttcccaatttcttttttttttttttttttttttttgggaaaattagaaatttgaaaatgtgggagagacaacatatacaaattttgcGGAAGAGAgacaacatatacaaattttgcTTCTACAATGTTGAGCAAGAGATTGTGATGCAAACCACACCTTGTAGTAGTCGAAGGTTTGGATGAACCATATGAATTGAATTTGCTTCGAAcagtcttgatcaagagtgtgtgaagctttctaCGAGTTGTAGTGTTTGCATTGTTACAGAGGAGAAATGTCTGAAGCAGATGTAAGAGGGCTGAAGAGCTTGATCTTCGTATATCATGTACTGAAGCCGTTGTTGGCTtgcaataagactttgttggtgACTATAACTCTTGTTAGGCATAAGTGCTCCCCTGGTTGAGTTGTAAAGCTTGAGGGTTTTTGATTATTTGTGAATGCTAGGAGTTCACATGTACAAGTTGTACCACTCGTCTTCTAGTTGGTGGAATGAATGGTGAGTTGCTTTCATTACTTGGTTAGTGGTGCGAATGTGAGTTCCTTTATCACCTTTcatcacatttcatcacctggtcGGTGGCACAAAGATAAGTTCCTTCTTCACTTGGTTGGTGGCATAagtggcaagttgccaaataatattagagtacaggttgtacattttatcacctggttggtggcatgaaggagagtacaggttgtacatttcatcacctcgttggtggcatgaagatgagttctttcttcacatttcatcacttggttggtgagaaaaaAGGCAAGGTGTCGAGGCATATTGTAGCAAGTGTCGAATGACACAAAGTGTGTTGAACCCTTTCGAAGCACAGTTGGCTTATATATGGatgtgttggaatgtatgatgtttatgtatgaatgtgttagaatgtatgatgtttatgttgatTGACATGAGTGATGCTTATGAATGTTTCGTTATGCATGAAAGgatcccttgtttggatataAGTCATGTTGACATATACTTAGACTTTATTTCATGTTGTAAGCATTCGTGTTGAAGCTTCAAACTTGAGCGTTTCAGTGATAGGGATGTAAGGGAGATAGGACCAAGTTGTCTAAATCAACTCTTTATTGAATTGATGCCAAATGGCCTTCATTACATAGGATGCCGAATTGCCGTAGCTCAACACTTGTATAGTGTGAGTCTACTTGTAATAGTACTTCAAGTGATCAGCGTTTCATGGATGGCCAAGGGTCTTGCCATCGGAGCTCCTTAGGTTGTAAGAACCAGGGCGACTGATGCCAATAACTTCAAACGGTCCATCCCAATTTAGGCTAAGCGTGCCTTCACTCGGGACTCTGTCGCAGAGTAATCTTTTCTTCAATACCCAGTCCCCCACTTTGAAAGAGCAAGGTTTGActcttgagtcatagtagttggaGATGCTCTGCTTGTAGGCGACATTCCTCAAGTGAGCTTGGTTTCTGTGTTCCTCGACTAGATCTAAGTTGAGGGTGAgttgtttgtcattttcactttgcatgtAGTTCTGGACTCGGAACGTTGCTTGCTCAAGCTCAACTGGGACAACAGCCTCTGTACCAAAGGCAAGTGAGAATGGAGTTTCTCCTGTTGAAGTCCGATATGAAGTGCGGTATAACCAAAGAACTTGGGGTACAAATTTTGGCCAACAACCTTTAGCCTTGTCCAAGCTGGTTTTCAAAGTGcgcttgattattttgttgatggCCTCAACTTGTCCGTTAGACTGGGGATAAGCTGGGGAGGCAAAACATAAGTTGATGTTGAACTTAGAACAGAACATCCTAAACTTCTTGTTGTCGAACTGTCGCCCATTGTTCATGACTATCGCATTAGGAATGCCAAATCTACAAAGGATGATATTCCATACGAAGTCTTTTATTTTTGCCTTAGTAATGGTTGCCAAGGGTTCTACTTCGGCCCACTTTGTGAAGTGGTCAACTGCAATGATTGCATAGCGAACCTTGCCCTTTCCTGCAGGCATTGGGCCGATCAAATCAAGTCCCCATTGGGCGAAGGGCCAAGGGCTGATCATAGGAGTAAGAGGCTCAGGAGAGGAGTGATGAATAGTTGCATAGCGTTGACACTTATCACATGAGCGGGATATTCTGATGGCATCTTGGTGAAGTGTTGGCCAGTAATATCCTTGGCGAAAAGCCTTGTGTGCTAAGGATCGAGATCCAGCATGATCTCCGCAGACTCCTTCATGTATTTCTCGAATGACAATTTCCGCTTCCGCAGGTGTAAGGCACCGTAAGTATGGTaggttaaaaccttgcttgtaGAGTTGGTCATTAATGATCACGTAGCGGGTAGACTTGTATCGAATCTGTTTAGCTTGAACTTTATCATTTGGGAGAGTGTCATAAAcaaggaatttataaattgggGTGATCCAGCTATCCCCCTGTTGCAAGTTGCATACTTCTGCGACCATGGTGCTTGGTGTTGCCAACAATTCGACATGAATTTTTCTCCCAAACTCGTCTTCCACTGCTGAGGCGAGGCAAGCCAAAGCATCTGCATGACTGTTTGCCGCTTGAGGGACTTGGGTGATCTAGTAGTGGAAGTGCTTAAGCAAAAGTTGCGTTTGCGCAAGATACGCTGCCATGGAGTTATTCTTAGCGTCAAAGTTGTTCGTGACCTGGTTAACCACCAATTGGGAGTCGCTgaagatattaatttgtttaactccAAGATGTTTGGCCAAACGTAAGCCTGCTAAAAGGGCCTCATACTCGGCTTCATTGTTTGACGCCTTGAATTTGAAGCGGAGAACATACTCCATTGCCACTTTGTCGAGGGTAGTCAGGACTAGTCTTGCTCCACAACCCTGTTGGTTGGATGAGGCATCAACATATAGAGTCCATACTGGGAGTGTTGGTTTTACCTTTCGGGTTCCCAGGGATGATGAAGCCGCTGCCTCAGGTGTAGGAGAAATGTCAACGGGATAAGTGAATCCCGCAATGAAATCTGCAACTACGTGGCCCTTTTCAGCTAGCTTTGGGTGGTAGGAGATGTCAAACTTTCCCGGTGCTATGGCCCATTTGATCATTCGCCCCGAAATGTCAGGACTCTGAAGTATTTGTCGGAGGGGGTGATTGGTAAGCACGATGATGGAGTGTGCTTAGAAGTAGGGGCGAAGTTTTCAAGCAGACATGACTAATGCTAGAGCTAATTTCTCAATGTTGGAGTATCGTGTCTCCACATCTTGTAGAGCCTTGCTAGCGTAGTAGACAGGTCGTTCGATACTACCATCCCTACGAATGAAGACGAAACTGACTACTGAAGCTGAGACAGATAGATAGACAATTAGGGTGTCACCAACTTCAGTTTTGGAAAGTAGAGGGGCTTTACTCATGTACTCTTTGAGGTTCTTAAATGCTTCGGCACATTCATCGGTTCACGTAATATACTTCTTACTTCCCTTAAGTGATTTGAAAAAGGGAGTGCATTTGTCTGTGGCCTTAGAGATGAACCTGGTCAAGGTTGCCACCTTGCCAGTAAGGCTCTGGATGTCTTTTGAGGTTACTGGTTCTTTCATGTCCATGATTGCTTTGATCTTCTCGGGGTTAGCTTTAATGCCTCGTTGGCTAATCATGAAGCCCAAGAATTTTCCAGAGCCCACACCGAAAGCGCATTTGTTGGGGTTCAACCTCATTCAATACTTCTTTAGGATGGAGAAGGTTTCAGACAAGTTGGCAATGTGTTGGTCAGCATGTTTGCTTTTgactaacatatcatcaacataaacttccatGTTTTTCCCAATCTGTTCAGCGAACATTGAATTGACTAATCTTTGATAAGTCACCCCTGCATTCTTTAGGTCGAATGGCATGACTTTATAGCAATATAGTCCTCTATCAGTGGTGAAAGCCATGTGTTCTTGGTTCGAAAGGTTCATAAGGATTTGATTGTACCCTAAGTAAGCATCCATGAAGCTCAAGAGTTTACACCCTGCTGTAAAGTCTACAAGTCTATCAATGAGATGAAGGGGAAAGCTATCTTTCGGGCATCCTTTGTTTAAGTCGGTGTAGTCGACACACATTTTCTACAAGATCTTTTGAAGTAAGAGACTTTCCTTGGTTGGATTTTTCTTAACAATGACCATATTTGCGACCCACGTTGGATAATTGACTTCACGGATGAAGCCTATGCTTTTAAGTTTTTCAACTTCTGCCTTCATTGCTTCATATCGTTCAGCATCATAAGATCTTCGCTTCTGTCTCACCGGCTTGGTCTTGGGATCAATACTCAAGCGATGACAGATGATATCGGGAGAGATGCCTGGCATGTCCTCGTATGACCAGGCGAAGACTTCAGTGTTCTCTTGCAAAAAAGAGATCAATGCCAACCGAATGGGTGGTGACAAAGTGGTGCCAATCTTCATTATGCGATCTGGATAATCTTTTGTGATAGAGACTTTCTTCAACTCTTCAGCAGGTTGTGCTTGTTGGGTGAAAGAGTCATCTCGAGGATCGTCAGGTTGATTGTTACCACCGTGAATATTCAAGTTGGCTTTGTCCAAGCTGATCTTGATAACTTGGTCATGTATAGAATGTGTTTCTTTGGGTACATGCAAGTGTTGTTGCTTGATTGAAGTGTAACCATTGCCATAGAGGGTTTCTTTGGGTACGTGCACTAAGTTGATCTCCTCTCGTGTAACCATTGCCATAGAGGGTTGGAAATTTCATCAACATATACGTGGATACCATAGCCTTGAGATCATTAATGCCTGTGCGCCCAAAGATGACATTGTATACCGTTGGGCAGTCAACCACCAAGAAgttagtggtgatggtggttgtGTACATGCCTGTACTGATGGTGAAGGATAAATGTACGCTCCCTAAAAGTTGCACGACATCACCAAAGAAGCTTATCAGAGGAGAAACCGAGTGATCGAGCAAGTGTTCAGCtacattaagtgttttgaaagcTTCAGCAAACATGATATTGACCGACACCCCCGTGTCTACCAGGATTCGTCGTACGTCAAAGTTGGCTATGTGTGCCTCCACAATCAGTGGGTTGTTGTGAGGATAGACGATACCTCTTTCTTCCTCAGGGTAGAAACATATTGGATCCCAGTTAGGCTTTTGATACTTGCCTCCCCTGATGTCTTCCACGTGAAACACTTGGTGGCCAGGCTTctacattcattttttttcatggcCCTATTGGAAGATTCAGATATGGGTGTGCCTCCGCTTATGGAATATATCACATTCACTTGGCATTGGTTGCGGTTATCCTTTTGAGGGTAAAGGAGGAACTGGTTAATTTTTCCTTCACATGCCAAAGCTTCAATATGATCACGGAGGGTGATACATTTCTCGCCGTCATGGTCATTATACTCGTGGTAACCACAAAACATGCATGTGTTCTTCGTAAACTTGAAATCTGGCTCCCTCGGCCTTGGCTTTGGTATCAAGTAAGCTATACTAGGGTAAATGGTCATGCATGTGGCATTCAAAGGTGTGTATGTCTCATACCTCGGGGTAGGACCATTCTTGACACGTGTTTGGCCCACTGCATTGATCGCCTAGGGGCGGGTATTATCGTGGTGATACCTTTGGTTATCGCGATAGTGCCCCttactctttttattaaaatgagacTGGTGATGATAGAAGTCTTTCCTCTTACCTTGAGAATGATATGCATGTTGACTTGGCGAGGTATTAGGTAGGGCAGGGGGAAACGTCGTTGCTGTTTGGAAGGTTGAGGTCTTCTTATTCGGTTGGATTTGGCTTTCACTCCCCATTTGCTGATAAGGGATGGCTGTATGGGGTTTACCTTTATATGTCATTGCCTCGGCGGAGGCATGGTTATAAGCCTGTGCCATTACCtcagagtaagtcttccaagtgttagcattgatcatgtacttgaagaaacagtCGCGTAGGCCTGCCGTGAAGGCTTTAAGGGCGGTTTTGTCATCTGCCTCAGCGCAACGAGAATACTCATTGCTGAAGCGGccgacatactttcgtagtgacTCATCTAGCTTCTGGCGAATAGTGTACAAGTCATCTGCGGAATGCAAGCGATCTGTCTGGAATATGTGTTGAAAGACAAATAGTTTCTTCAGTTCCTCAAATGAGTCTACTGTCTCAGGTGGAAGACGACAATACCAATTCAGAGCTCCGCCAGAGAGGGTAGAGGGGAAAAGAAGACATTGTTCTTCGTCAGTGTGCATCCGGTATGCCATGGTGGACTCAAAGAGGTTAAGGTGTTCAATCAGGTCCTCCCTTCCAGTGTAGAGTTGTAAGCCAAGCTTCTGCTTTGTCTTTGCTTGGAGGGGGTGTTGAGGATCCTTCTTGTAAGAGGGCCATGCCTAGGTTGGTTCCAGTCAGGTATTTCGGCCTGGCGTTcggccttcaacttgtttacttcctcaaggagttGTAGGACAAGGGGGTCCTAAGTGGAGTCACGTACTGCTGGATTCTTCTTCCGTAAGTCTCCATCACCTCTTGGAAGTAGGAAAGCTTGGTCAAGGgcatgagatttttctttggactcacTGTACTGACTTCCAGGGCGAGCCTGTCGAAACGCCCCCGAGTCCTCCGTACCTTCATATTCCTCTAGGACATGTCGCTCATTCCCTAGATTGGTAATTGGTTTGGGGCATGGAAGAGGACTGAAcctttcagaaacccttggaTCATTGACCTTCGAGCTTATGTGGATAGAGTTCTCTCGATGTTGCCTCAGGAAGTCCCGACAGTCGCGATAAACAGCTTTTGATCCTTCTACTCCTTCTGCAAGAAGGTGCCTTCCTCTACTTCTCCTACTTCGGGTTGATGCAGCTGGGTCGAGAGAGgtctcatgttgatcaacaccttgatgagtaaCTCGCTCTCTATTAAggatatccatgttgaaggcAGGTGATTCCTCGTGTTGGGGGGCACCCAGGTGGTGGTTGACTTCCCCGAGGGCGATGAGTTCgtgtgtttgagtatgcctagcttcatggagcattccgaagagcttctcatactgctcttggaggatctcattctttatcgctatcttgttgttctgagcCTCTATCTCATCGACTTTAGCCTGAAGAGCAAACCTTTTTCGTTCCTTCTTTCGTTGATttgcactaagtgcgagggggATGTCGTTCTGCGTGCTGTGGCTCCCTTCACTCCTCATGTTGAAGAGGGGTATCTAGTCGAAAGAAAGTGTGAGAATGGTGGAAACCAGCTTGATAAAGCTGGAGAGGGTAGGAATAAGTACAATTCCCACATacggcgccaaatgttgatgcacaaaatcggcgagaaCTTTGGTACAACAAAAAGTTTGAGGTTTATAACCTTtgctaggttgctctggtcattagtgtagataagtatgtaaatgaatagagacagggaagcaaacaacacaagatgtacgtggttcacccaaattggctacgtccacggagtagaggagttctcattagttgtgaagggtttacataaatacataggttcaagctctcttttagtgagttctagtgaatagtttagtacaaatgacattagggattattgtgggagaatgatccttttttatagaagagagtttctagctttgttctaacattgacacgtgtcgtgttgtgattggcctctgatatcgacacgtgtcgcgctgtgattggcttctgataccgacatgtgtcgtgttgtgattggcctcctggttggaggaaaagtcttgtgggtccttgacagTATgatgttgaccggtgcttagtagtttcgggattggtcaagtatggtacaaacaaaattcataagTTGAGATATGATATTGTAATATTTAAAACATGAGATATAAGATTGTGTTGCGACTTATAATTGAagtaattttgtgtaatttaccctatttaaTACAAGCCTTTCCAGTAGTGACAAACCCTTTATTTTGATATAAGCTATAACAATAAATAATAGATATACACATAAACTCTGATAAGATGGATACTAGGTGTAGATATGAAACCAGTTGCATATATTATCTTTTTAAATCAAAACATGCTTTCttttgaaattaatcaattcatgaaCTGATGAGCCGATGCCATATTTAGACAACCTTTGCCCAACAGCTCTTATAATAAAACATGCAGTAGAAAAGGTATCCATATAAGCATATTAGTCTTTGGCATTCGACCATCAACTTTTATATATAACAGATCAAAGAAAGCATATGCATAAAACTAGCCTTAAATATTTGTGGTTTATGTATAATAGAAAATTTTACTCCACTGAAATAATCCAATCCATCGTATATATCATACCAAACTAGGGTTTGGGTAATATGCATACTTTGGTTCTGTTGGAATGTTAACTTTATCCCACGAAGTCAGGGTTAGATTAGCAGCCAAGAATATGATTTGATTGTAATTGATTACAATTGACTTTGTACATAATATTTACTTGATTGTATTCCCTGATTATAGGatcacatttatatatatatatatatatatatatatatatatatatatatatatttcaactcaatGAATGAAATCCTCATTCTGGCAAATATCTTGTTCAGTCATTATTTTACATGGTATCGCAGAGCTAGGGTAAACAAAAGACCCTAGTTTTCTTCTCACTACCTATTTTTCCTTTGTCAGTGCCAACTTTCAGCCATGGCCAACGAATAGAACTCTAATGGGAGTAAACCTGATACTTCCAATTCGTATTTTGTCCATCATGCCGATCATCCGGCAGTGGTTCTCGTCTCCAAGCGTCTCAATGGAGACAACTACGACACTTGGTGTTGTTCTGTGAAGTTTTCTTTGAATGCGAAGAACAAGTTGGGTTTTGTAGATGGCACACTGAAGATTCctgatgaaaagaaaaaaccaaatgattatGCTTCCTGGAAGCGATGTAACGACATAATTGTTTTCTGGATTTTGAATTTCCTTGACCAGTCCATACATGATAGTATGGTTTATTATACCACAGCCCAAGCAATTTGGCAGGATCTTGAAGATCGTTTTAGCCAAGGTAATGCACCTAGAATTTTTCAAATTCAACGAGATATAACTTCTATCTCTCAACACAAGTTATCTGTTGTTGCTTATTATACCAAGTTGAAGGGTCTATGGGATGAGCTCGCATCCTATGATAATCATGAGTCATGTACCTGTGGCGTTTTGAGGAAACAAGGTGAACAAATAGAGAAAACCAGACTAATGCAATTCCTTATGGGTTTAATGAGCCTTATAGTGTTGCATGAGCTAAAATTTTGATGATAAGTCAATTACCTTCGATACGTTCAGCATATTCCATGATTGTTCAGCAAGAAAAGCAGCGTGATTTGAGTGATTCACGAGAAACTGCATAGGTTGTTGCAATGGCAGTTCACCAAAGGCAGAAGTCAAAGAATGACAACAACTCTTCCTCTTGTAAACCACTCCACTGCACTCATTGTGACGCAAATCACCACACCATTAACACATGCTACCAACTGCATAGATATCCACTTGAACATCGCCTTCATAAGTCTAACAAAAGTGGTGGATGCGGCAACAATGGTGGATGACGCAATAAGCATAatggagcttttttttttttgccaacaaTGCCACTACTGACGATGTTTCCATGCAAGAACTACACTCAACAGTACTTGGCCTCTTTGATTATCATTTCCAACAAATTGTGTCCATCATGAACGGCAATGAAACAACACAAAACTTTCCCAAAACTAATGCTCCTCAAGCCAATGCCGTTGGAAGTTCATTAGGTTTGCCAAATATCTCGTAGCACTTATGTCGATGGATAATcgacagtggtgctacggatcatattacaTCTTCGCAAAATTTACTCACTTATTGCCCCAAGAATATCACCATATCACCTATTCAACTACTTAGTAGAGAACAAGCTCCCATCACCTCCATTGGGAGTTTGTCTTTAACTCATTCGATTCATTTACAAAATGTCTTATATGTGCCCACTTTCAAAGTTGATTTGATGTCTGTAAGTCGAGTAACCAATGAAATGGCTTGTTCCATAACCTTTTACCCTACTTGGTGTATTTTGCAGGAATTGGCTACGAAGAAAACGATTGGTTTGGGTAAACCGCGTGGAGGACTCTATTATTTGGTGGCTTTAGTTTCAGCAATGCTGCAACCCTCCGCCCAACCTTCCTGCAACCTTGTCACCTCATCCACCGAGTTATGACACCAACGTTTGGGCCACCTATCGCCCTCTAGATTGAAgtttatggaaaaaaaacttTGTTAAATTTCCCTTTTCATTTGAATTATGCTTGTGATGTATGCCCTTTGTCCAAGCAACACCGTCTTCCTTTTGGCATTAGTTCGATTAATATTAAGCAATCTTTTGAACTTCATTGTGACATTTGGGGCCCTTTATAAAATCAATTCTCTTTCCGAAGCCAACTATCTTTTAACCGTGGTGGATGATTATTCTAGGTTTACATGGGTTTTCCTTATGCACCAAAAAagtgaaacaaaa is a genomic window containing:
- the LOC137715541 gene encoding uncharacterized protein, coding for MIKWAIAPGKFDISYHPKLAEKGHVVADFIAGFTYPVDISPTPEAAASSSLGTRKVKPTLPVWTLYVDASSNQQGCGARLVLTTLDKVAMEYVLRFKFKASNNEAEYEALLAGLRLAKHLGVKQINIFSDSQLVVNQVTNNFDAKNNSMAAYLAQTQLLLKHFHY